One window of Manihot esculenta cultivar AM560-2 chromosome 17, M.esculenta_v8, whole genome shotgun sequence genomic DNA carries:
- the LOC110604506 gene encoding NAD(P)H dehydrogenase (quinone) FQR1 isoform X2 — MINGYYSMYGHVEKLAEEIKKGAASVEGVEVKLWQVPETLSEEVLGKMGAPSKSDVPIITPSELAEADGILLGFPTRFGMMAAQFKAFMDATGGLWRSQALAGKPAGIFYSTGSQGGGQETTPLTAITQLVHHGMIFVPIGYTFGAGMFEMEVVKGGSPYGSGTYAGDGSRQPSQLELEQAFHQGKYFAGITKKFKAAA; from the exons ATGATTAATGG TTACTATTCCATGTACGGACATGTTGAAAAACTAGCTGAAGAGATAAAGAAAGGAGCTGCTTCAGTGGAAGGAGTGGAAGTGAAACTGTGGCAG GTACCTGAAACACTGTCAGAAGAGGTACTTGGAAAAATGGGTGCACCATCAAAGAGTGATGTACCTATTATCACTCCAAGCGAGCTAGCTGAGGCAGATGGGATTCTTTTGGGTTTCCCCACTAGATTTGGAATGATGGCTGCTCAGTTCAAGGCATTTATGGATGCAACTGGAGGGCTATGGAGATCACAAGCACTTGCAGGCAAACCTGCAGGAATTTTCTACAGCACTGGTTCTCAGGGAGGTGGACAGGAGACCACTCC GTTGACTGCCATCACTCAGCTTGTTCACCATGGAATGATCTTTGTACCCATTGGGTATACATTTGGAGCCGGCATGTTTGAGATGGAGGTGGTGAAGGGTGGGAGCCCTTATGGTTCAGGAACCTATGCCGGGGATGGGTCCAGACAGCCTTCTCAGCTAGAGCTTGAGCAAGCTTTCCACCAGGGAAAATACTTTGCTGGCATTACGAAGAAATTCAAGGCAGCTGCTTGA
- the LOC110605595 gene encoding uncharacterized protein LOC110605595 gives MFLSSTMSLTPKSFPFPFLSLLLLLLLTLSASASSSSIQNLLHSQGLPGGLFPENVKSFELDRNGRLEVHLDGPCLAKYETRVYFDSVVRANLSYGGLVGLEGLSQEELFLWFPVKGIIVSDPSSGLILFDIGLAHKQLSRSLFEDPPVCKPQGALLDNFGRKMGVAVQR, from the exons ATGTTTCTGTCGTCAACAATGTCTCTGACACCCAAATCTTTCCCGTTTCCCttcctctctcttcttcttctgcttctgcttacTCTCTCCGCCTctgcctcctcctcctccatacAGAACCTCCTTCATAGTCAAGGCCTGCCAGGTGGTCTTTTCCCGGAAAATGTGAAATCCTTCGAGCTTGACCGGAATGGCCGCCTGGAAGTGCACTTGGATGGTCCTTGCTTGGCCAAGTATGAGACTAGGGTTTATTTTGATAGTGTGGTAAGAGCTAATCTCAGTTATGGTGGCCTTGTCGGTCTTGAAGGTCTTTCTCAAGAAGAgcttttcctttggtttccagTTAAAGGGATTATAGTCAGTGACCCATCTTCTGGTTTGATCTTGTTTGATATTGGTCTTGCTCATAAGCAGCTCTCTCGATCTCTTTTTGAAGATCCCCCTGTTTGCAAGCCTCAAG GAGCTCTATTGGATAATTTTGGAAGGAAGATGGGTGTTGCTGTTCAGAGATGA
- the LOC110604520 gene encoding multiple organellar RNA editing factor 9, chloroplastic, whose amino-acid sequence MPLTIAGVSSALNPMAAFTLSCFTPKTLAPSLSPLKPSFTPLISTSRSWALAPWHSVKGRKLQQPLMTRAAMNSDYSAKRSSSSETRDTIMLPGCDYNHWLIVMEFPKDPAPTREQMIDTYLNTLATVLGSMEEAKKNMYAFSTTTYTGFQCTVDEATSEKFKGLPGVLWVLPDSYIDVKNKDYGGDKYINGEIIPCTYPTYQPKQRNSSKYESRRYERRRDGPPPERRRPRQGASTSEPASG is encoded by the exons ATGCCACTCACCATCGCCGGTGTCTCAAGTGCGTTGAATCCAATGGCAGCATTTACCCTCTCTTGTTTCACTCCCAAAACCCTAGCCCCTTCTCTTTCTCCCCTTAAACCCTCCTTTACTCCCCTCATTTCCACCTCGCGATCATGGGCTCTAGCACCGTGGCATTCTGTCAAGGGCAGGAAGCTACAGCAGCCGTTGATGACCCGAGCCGCGATGAATTCGGATTATTCCGCGAAGAGGAGCAGCAGTAGCGAGACTAGAGACACAATAATGTTACCCGGCTGTGATTATAATCATTGGTTGATTGTGATGGAATTCCCCAAGGACCCTGCACCTACTAGGGAGCAGATGATTGATACTTACCTCAACACCCTCGCCACTGTCTTGGGCAG CATGGAAGAGGCAAAGAAGAATATGTATGCATTCAGTACCACCACATACACTGGATTCCAGTGCACTGTTGATGAGGCCACCTCTGAGAAATTCAAGG GTTTGCCTGGGGTCCTCTGGGTACTTCCAGACTCATATATAGATGTGAAAAACAAGGATTATGGAG GAGACAAGTATATCAATGGAGAGATAATTCCTTGCACTTACCCTACTTATCAACCAAAGCAAAGAAATAGTTCAAAGTACGAGAGTAGAAGATATGAAAGACGGAGAGATGGCCCACCTCCTGAACGGAGAAGACCAAGACAAGGGGCAAGTACATCAGAGCCAGCATCCGGATGA
- the LOC110605594 gene encoding transcription factor DYT1, with amino-acid sequence MTSFFITIHYWKHLFITNLDQSSPISELAGSAISELNNTRESSRMVRLGLRTVDKDDCGEYKSKNLHAERRRRQKLGDSLLALRSLVPIITNMNKAAIIVDAITYIKELQQNVKLLSDQLLEREASSEEAVLKTRSNEMNAAADEMKQFGIVEDVQVIKIYGNKLWIKIILEKKRRKITKLIETVTSLGLELIDINVSTSKGAMLVSSCVEDSYGGTRTVEQTKELLLEIIGSI; translated from the exons atgaCTAGCTTCTTTATAACCATTCATTACTGGAAACATCTTTTCATAACCAATCTTGACCAGTCATCTCCGATATCGGAACTCGCAGGCTCTGCCATTAGTGAGTTGAATAATACTCGAGAAAGTAGCAGGATGGTAAGACTAGGCCTGAGAACGGTCGACAAGGATGATTGTGGAGAGTATAAATCCAAGAACCTTCATGCTGAGAGGAGGAGAAGACAAAAGCTTGGTGATAGTCTCCTGGCTTTACGTTCTTTGGTGCCTATAATCACCAAT ATGAACAAGGCAGCCATAATTGTGGACGCAATTACTTACATCAAGGAGCTGCAGCAGAATGTGAAGCTTCTAAGTGACCAACTTCTTGAAAGAGAAGCATCGTCGGAGGAGGCAGTCCTCAAGACAAGGAGTAATGAGATGAATGCTGCAGCAGATGAAATGAAGCAATTTGGAATTGTG GAAGATGTTCAGGTGATTAAAATCTATGGGAATAAGCTATGGATCAAGATTATCTtggagaagaaaagaaggaaaatcACTAAATTAATTGAGACTGTGACTTCTCTTGGCCTTGAACTCATTGACATCAATGTTTCCACCTCTAAAGGAGCAATGCTCGTTTCATCCTGTGTCGAG GATAGTTATGGCGGCACACGAACAGTTGAGCAGACCAAGGAGCTTCTGCTAGAGATCATCGGAAGCATATGA
- the LOC110604636 gene encoding transcription factor bHLH112 — translation MAEEFQTGICGGNWWSLSKSVFMGGGGSSPCSTGINATDMGNYGSWMVTDVVDMKSRSCKLHNINTANSLSPDASLLLPDSQKPHHTDSDSAATSIFMDSTLQMMGFGISSSSSSSSSDWTQTLLRRNGRAESYNSILQEEMNSSQVQKDWSSPKNFTGTGEDSSINAFKEINQDFSLEQQRLNSPMNTSENATATTCQGLSTGFSMGSPSYGYPSTLIQSLFDPDPQPQQSLFNNRTINYSSPPNYGTILNELSPCWPKLAPFLKPSLPKQQQQPACGGLHFSNNTPFWNASATALNDIRPSFLPSPQPQFLVPTFDEKPNCFNLTTKTNNEEVRDSGSFVKKGSEPAFKRPRIETPTPLPTFKVRKEKLGDRITALQQLVSPFGKTDTASVLHEAIEYIKFLHDQVNVLSTPYLKNGNRQHHKVGEKLKDEEGSLKQDLKSRGLCLVPISSTFPVSNETTADFWTPTFGGTFR, via the exons ATGGCAGAGGAATTTCAGACCGGGATTTGCGGCGGGAACTGGTGGAGCTTGTCGAAAAGCGTGTTCATGGGTGGTGGTGGCTCATCACCCTGCTCTACGGGAATTAACGCAACTGACATGGGGAATTATGGGTCTTGGATGGTGACGGATGTGGTGGACATGAAGTCAAGGTCATGCAAGCTCCATAATATTAACACCGCTAATTCACTCTCACCTGATGCCTCACTTCTTTTGCCAGACTCGCAAAAGCCTCACCACACTGATTCTGATAGCGCTGCTACTAGTATTTTCATGGATTCTACCCTGCAAATGATGGGTTTTGGgatttcatcttcttcttcatcatcttcttcagaCTGGACTCAAACTTTact TAGAAGAAATGGAAGAGCTGAGAGTTACAATTCCATACTGCAAGAAGAAATGAATTCTTCTCAAGTCCAAAAAGATTGGAGCAGTCCAAAGAACTTTACTGGTACGGGGGAAGATTCATCCATTAACGCTTTTAAAGAAATAAACCAAGATTTCTCTTTAGAGCAACAAAGGCTAAATAGTCCGATGAACACCTCCGAGAATGCTACGGCAACAACTTGCCAAGGCTTATCCACAGGATTTTCAATGGGGTCACCATCTTATGGCTATCCTTCAACACTGATACAAAGTTTATTTGACCCAGATCCTCAACCACAACAATCTCTTTTCAACAACCGAACCATCAACTATTCTTCACCTCCAAATTACGGGACCATCTTGAATGAACTCTCCCCTTGTTGGCCTAAACTTGCTCCCTTTCTAAAACCCTCATTGCcgaagcagcagcagcagcctgCATGTGGTGGCTTGCACTTCTCTAACAATACACCCTTTTGGAATGCTTCAGCAACTGCGCTAAATGATATTAGACCCAGTTTTCTACCCTCTCCTCAACCTCAATTTCTTGTTCCAACTTTTGACGAGAAACCCAACTGTTTCAACCTCACCACAAAG ACTAACAATGAAGAAGTTCGAGACTCGGGATCATTTGTTAAGAAAGGAAGTGAACCAGCGTTCAAAAGGCCTCGAATTGAAACGCCAACACCATTACCAACATTTAAG GTCCGAAAAGAGAAGCTAGGGGACCGAATAACTGCCCTTCAGCAATTGGTTTCACCTTTTGGAAAG ACTGATACTGCATCTGTTCTTCATGAAGCCATCGAGTATATCAAGTTTCTCCACGATCAAGTCAAT GTTTTGAGTACTCCATATCTGAAAAATGGTAATCGTCAACATCACAAG GTTGGTGAAAAATTGAAGGACGAAGAAGGGTCATTAAAACAAGATCTGAAAAGCCGAGGGCTATGTCTTGTACCAATCTCAAGCACATTTCCTGTAAGTAATGAGACCACAGCAGATTTCTGGACGCCAACATTTGGAGGTACTTTCAGGTAG
- the LOC110604506 gene encoding NAD(P)H dehydrogenase (quinone) FQR1 isoform X1: MATKVYVVYYSMYGHVEKLAEEIKKGAASVEGVEVKLWQVPETLSEEVLGKMGAPSKSDVPIITPSELAEADGILLGFPTRFGMMAAQFKAFMDATGGLWRSQALAGKPAGIFYSTGSQGGGQETTPLTAITQLVHHGMIFVPIGYTFGAGMFEMEVVKGGSPYGSGTYAGDGSRQPSQLELEQAFHQGKYFAGITKKFKAAA, translated from the exons ATGGCTACAAAAGTCTATGTTGT TTACTATTCCATGTACGGACATGTTGAAAAACTAGCTGAAGAGATAAAGAAAGGAGCTGCTTCAGTGGAAGGAGTGGAAGTGAAACTGTGGCAG GTACCTGAAACACTGTCAGAAGAGGTACTTGGAAAAATGGGTGCACCATCAAAGAGTGATGTACCTATTATCACTCCAAGCGAGCTAGCTGAGGCAGATGGGATTCTTTTGGGTTTCCCCACTAGATTTGGAATGATGGCTGCTCAGTTCAAGGCATTTATGGATGCAACTGGAGGGCTATGGAGATCACAAGCACTTGCAGGCAAACCTGCAGGAATTTTCTACAGCACTGGTTCTCAGGGAGGTGGACAGGAGACCACTCC GTTGACTGCCATCACTCAGCTTGTTCACCATGGAATGATCTTTGTACCCATTGGGTATACATTTGGAGCCGGCATGTTTGAGATGGAGGTGGTGAAGGGTGGGAGCCCTTATGGTTCAGGAACCTATGCCGGGGATGGGTCCAGACAGCCTTCTCAGCTAGAGCTTGAGCAAGCTTTCCACCAGGGAAAATACTTTGCTGGCATTACGAAGAAATTCAAGGCAGCTGCTTGA
- the LOC122722292 gene encoding uncharacterized protein LOC122722292: protein MAIHAWKLWHARNERLWVNKVLSPSEVHHAASSYFNDYVASLVSRPRTLSHPSVPRVLPLVEATTLEVDWIAFIDCAVFASADLFGFAAVFEDLEGFFSIAISGFYEGGGQPVIAETLALRQCLSYARDCFLQAGCIFTDNQSLALAIRSPLDDFSEFGLVVSDCKDIMRSQGNIHVCWVRRSENRAAHLLARESIHHGRFKIWIDIPDCLLDYYSTR, encoded by the coding sequence ATGGCTATACATGCATGGAAGTTATGGCATGCCAGGAATGAAAGATTGtgggtcaataaagttttgtcaCCCAGTGAGGTTCATCATGCTGCTAGTTCCTATTTTAATGATTATGTGGCTTCACTTGTGTCTCGACCAAGGACGTTATCCCACCCATCTGTTCCTCGTGTGCTCCCATTGGTTGAGGCTACCACTCTTGAAGTTGATTGGATTGCATTCATTGATTGTGCAGTCTTTGCTAGTGCTGATTTGTTCGGTTTTGCAGCAGTATTTGAGGACTTGGAAGGCTTCTTTTCCATTGCAATTTCGGGTTTCTATGAGGGGGGTGGGCAACCTGTTATTGCTGAAACTTTGGCCTTGCGTCAATGTTTATCTTATGCTAGAGATTGTTTTCTTCAGGCGGGTTGTATTTTTAcggataaccaatccttagccttGGCTATTCGCTCTCCTCTGGATGACTTTTCAGAGTTTGGATTAGTTGTTTCTGATTGCAAAGATATTATGCGGTCTCAGGGTAACATTCATGTTTGTTGGGTACGGCGTTCAGAAAATAGAGCCGCCCATTTATTAGCTAGAGAGTCTATTCATCATGGTAGATTCAAGATTTGGATTGACATTCCTGATTGTCTCTTGGATTATTATTCTACAAGATAA